A region of the Longimicrobiaceae bacterium genome:
CCGGGTCGCGCGCCGGGCCAATGCGGATACGCGTCCACCGCCGCCTGATCCTCGAAGACGCCGATCGCCTTGTAATACAGTCCCGTCCCCATCCGCCGCCCGGTGGAGCGCTGCCACTCGGGCGCGCCAGCGGGTTCATCCCAGTCGATGATCTTGTTCTGGGAGTAACCCAGGTTGAGGGTGATGTCGTAGGAGGTCCTCTCCCCGACCGCGTCACTCCAGCTCAGGCTCCCGTCCCACCCCCAGCTCGCGACTTCGCCGATGTTCTCCCGCGGCAGGCTGAGGCCGCTGGTCTGCGGAACGGAGGCGTTTCGCCAGTGGAGGATGTCCTTCCTCCGGTAGTTGTAGTAGTCGAATACGAATGACAATCGGTGATCGAACAGCGCACCCTCGACGCCGACGTCGAGCTGGTTCGCCACCTCCCAGGTGACATTCGGATTGGGGGTGCGCGTCTGATAGACGCTCTTGGCTTCCTGGTCGATGTCGAAGACGTAGCCACCCCCGAACCCGTACGTGGCGAGGTACTGCCACTCGTCGATTCGGTCGTTGCCGGTCTGCCCCCACGAAGCGCGCAGCTTCAGATCGTCGAAAATCGGAACGGCGTTCCGGAAGAAGTCTTCCTCGGACAGGCGCCAGCCCGCCGAGACCGCGGGGAAGAAGCCGAACCGCTTTTCTTCCGGGAAGATGTATGAGCCGTCGTATCGGCCCACGAACTCGAGGAGATACTTGTCGTGGTAGTCGTAGTTGATGCGCGTGAAGTAGTTCTGCCGCGCGGAAACGCTGGCGCTCCCCCAGTTGTTCTTCTCGGCGTCGCCCCCGGCGAACATCTGATCGATCTGATCGGAGACGAAATGCTTGCGAAAAGCACCGAGATTTTCGCCTTCTCCCGTCTGTCGCTCGACGCCTCCCAGTATCGCGAGCGAGTGGGAGCCGAAGTCGCGACGATACTCGGTGACGAAGTTGAGTAGCGCGCTCTCGTATCGCTCGTTGGCTTGCTCCAGCTCAGGCTCGCTGTAGCCTCGCTGCGCAGGCTGAAGGACGGGCTCTCCGTTGGCGTCCCGCGTCTCGTAGTCCCAGGTGTACAGCGTCCAGGGAGTCCTCCACGTCTTGCGGTACCGGCTCATATGGTCCAGCGCCGCCGTTGCCCGCAGCGTCAATCCGTCTATACCGGGAACGGCGAAGTCGAAACCGAGATTCCCCTGCAGGTAATAGCGCTCATCGTTGTCGTAGCCGGTCGCCGGCGTGCCGATCACGACGGGGTTGTCACCATACTGGATATCCGGACCGGGAAGACCATTGGGCCAGTACGCGGGCATGTTCGGCTTGCCCATCATGACGGCCTGGAAGAGGTAGAATGAGCTTCTAGTCGGAAGGTTCCGGTCTTCCAGACGACCCGTCACATCAAATCGGAGGGCCAGGTTGTCTGTGATCTCGCCGTCGATATTGCTGCGGAAGCTGTACTGGTTGTAACGGGTGGCGCTGTTTCGGTAGAAGCCGTCTTCGGTGAGACCGCCGAGCGAGAGGTAGTAACGCATGCGCTCGCCACCGCCACGCAGCGACACGTCGCCGCGCGACTGCATGGATACCGGCTTGATTACTTCCTGGAACCAGTCGGTATTCGGATAGAGCCAGGGATCGGCTCCTTCGCGGAAATTGCGGATTTCCTCCTCGCTGTAACGCGGCGTCCTGTCGCGGTACATGTCGATCTCATTGAGCATCGCCATGTACGTCGCGGCGTCCGCCATCTCCGGCAGGCGAGTGGGCTGATTGAACCCGTGGTTGACCGACACGGAAAGGGTCGGCTCGCCGCTCGTGCCTCGCTTCGTCGTCACCAGGATCACGCCGTTCGCGGCGCGAGATCCGTAGATCGCCGCCGAGGCATCCTTCAGAACGCTGATGCTTTCGATGTCCTGCGGCGCGATCCGCTCGAGGCCGCCGGCGCGATTCGGAACTCCGTCGATGACGACGAGCGGACTGTTGTCGTTCAGCGTCTGGCTGCCGCGAATCCGGATGCTCGAACCGTCGAATCCCGGCTCTCCACTGGCGTTTACGGTCACCACGCCCGGGAGCTTGCCACCGACCGAGTTCGACAGGTTGGGAATGGGCACCGACTCCAGTTCCTCACCGTCCACCGCGGAGACGGCGCCCGTCAGCGTCTCCTTCCTCTGCGTCCCGTAGCCCACCGCCACGATGCCTTCCAGCTCGAGCGCCTGTGGGGTGAGCGAGATCGCGACGTTTGCGACACCACCAGCCGTCACCGAAACGTCTACGGTCTGCCCACTGTACCCGATGAGGCTCGCTCGCAGGG
Encoded here:
- a CDS encoding TonB-dependent receptor; the encoded protein is MAATLPTMVGAQAVGRVTGTVADDNGQPLSGVSIQVVGTSIGTTSGATGTFAIEGVPAGDHTLRASLIGYSGQTVDVSVTAGGVANVAISLTPQALELEGIVAVGYGTQRKETLTGAVSAVDGEELESVPIPNLSNSVGGKLPGVVTVNASGEPGFDGSSIRIRGSQTLNDNSPLVVIDGVPNRAGGLERIAPQDIESISVLKDASAAIYGSRAANGVILVTTKRGTSGEPTLSVSVNHGFNQPTRLPEMADAATYMAMLNEIDMYRDRTPRYSEEEIRNFREGADPWLYPNTDWFQEVIKPVSMQSRGDVSLRGGGERMRYYLSLGGLTEDGFYRNSATRYNQYSFRSNIDGEITDNLALRFDVTGRLEDRNLPTRSSFYLFQAVMMGKPNMPAYWPNGLPGPDIQYGDNPVVIGTPATGYDNDERYYLQGNLGFDFAVPGIDGLTLRATAALDHMSRYRKTWRTPWTLYTWDYETRDANGEPVLQPAQRGYSEPELEQANERYESALLNFVTEYRRDFGSHSLAILGGVERQTGEGENLGAFRKHFVSDQIDQMFAGGDAEKNNWGSASVSARQNYFTRINYDYHDKYLLEFVGRYDGSYIFPEEKRFGFFPAVSAGWRLSEEDFFRNAVPIFDDLKLRASWGQTGNDRIDEWQYLATYGFGGGYVFDIDQEAKSVYQTRTPNPNVTWEVANQLDVGVEGALFDHRLSFVFDYYNYRRKDILHWRNASVPQTSGLSLPRENIGEVASWGWDGSLSWSDAVGERTSYDITLNLGYSQNKIIDWDEPAGAPEWQRSTGRRMGTGLYYKAIGVFEDQAAVDAYPHWPGARPGDIIFEDVNDDGMINSDDRVRINKNSEPTFNGGLTLGLQYRDFDASVFFQGAMGGVQYLETLSGDIGNYLKAFAENRWTPESPNSKHPRAYNRQDEYWVANDNTYFLRSTDYIRLKTVDVGYTLPARLTAALGIDAMRVYVGAFNLLTWDKFKYMDPEVRHPQGMYYPQKRVFNVGTTVTF